One part of the Phragmites australis chromosome 3, lpPhrAust1.1, whole genome shotgun sequence genome encodes these proteins:
- the LOC133910971 gene encoding transcription factor bHLH30-like translates to MGGHGDHHHQEVGVLVDDDDEELEQQARACCGATSGVVEQGVGDGGGQEAAGMVFEASSSVGSVSVTMAPSQILCWPPPLPAPPQQQPHGAIHHHYNIGGGQAPFFPLPPPLPPQPPPPPPFFADFYARRALQFAYDHHSGGASPSSDPLGLGGIYMGHHGGSPVAGMMMPPFASSPFGDFGRMTAQEIMDAKALAASKSHSEAERRRRERINAHLARLRSLLPNTTKTDKASLLAEVIQHVKELKRQTSEITEEACPLPTESDELTVDASSDEDGRLVVRASLCCDDRADLLPDLIRALKALRLRALKAEITTLGGRVKNVLVVTGDDSAGCAGTDGDQQQQQEEAPMSPQHTIASIQDALRAVMERTASSTAEESGAASSGAGLKRQRTTSLSAILENRSI, encoded by the exons ATGGGTGGTCACGGTGACCACCACCATCAAGAAGTCGGCGTGCtcgtcgacgacgacgacgaggagctcGAGCAGCAGGCGAGGGCTTGCTGTGGCGCGACGAGTGGTGTGGTGGAGCAAGGAGTAGGGGATGGCGGTGGTCAGGAAGCTGCCGGCATGGTGTTCGAAGCGAGCAGTAGCGTGGGGAGCGTGAGTGTGACCATGGCGCCGTCCCAGATCCTCTGCTGGCCGCCACCGCTGCCCGCGCCGCCACAGCAGCAACCGCACGGTGCGATCCACCACCACTACAACATCGGCGGCGGCCAGGCCCCATTCttcccgctgccgccgccgctccccccGCAGCCGCCCCCGCCACCCCCGTTCTTCGCCGACTTCTACGCGCGGCGCGCGCTCCAGTTCGCGTACGATCACCACTCGGGCGGCGCGTCGCCGTCGTCCGACCCGCTCGGCCTCGGCGGGATCTACATGGGGCACCACGGCGGCTCCCCTGTGGCCGGGATGATGATGCCGCCCTTCGCGTCGTCGCCGTTCGGGGACTTCGGCCGGATGACCGCTCAGGAGATCATGGACGCCAAGGCGCTGGCCGCGTCCAAGAGCCACAGCGaggccgagcgccgccgccgcgagcgCATCAACGCGCACCTCGCGCGCCTCCGCAGCCTCCTGCCCAACACAACCAAG ACGGACAAGGCCTCGCTGCTGGCGGAGGTGATCCAGCACGTCAAGGAGCTGAAGCGTCAGACGTCCGAGATCACGGAGGAGGCGTGCCCGCTCCCCACCGAGTCCGACGAGCTCACCGTCGACGCGTCCAGCGACGAGGACGGCCGCCTCGTCGTGCGCGCCTCGCTCTGCTGCGACGACCGCGCCGACCTCCTGCCGGACCTCATCCGCGCGCTCAAGGCGCTCCGCCTGCGCGCGCTCAAGGCCGAGATCACCACCCTCGGCGGCCGTGTCAAGAACGTGCTCGTCGTCACGGGGGATGACAGCGCCGGGTGCGCGGGGACCGACGGGgaccagcaacagcagcaggaggaggcgccCATGTCTCCGCAGCACACGATCGCGTCCATCCAGGACGCACTGCGCGCTGTCATGGAGCGCACGGCGTCGTCGACCGCCGAGGAATCGGGAGCAGCGTCATCAGGCGCTGGGCTCAAGCGGCAGCGCACGACGAGCCTCTCGGCGATTCTAGAGAACAGGTCTATCTAA
- the LOC133912097 gene encoding probable phospholipase A2 homolog 2 isoform X1 — MASVLVFSWCSFLLILLLAPASRALNIGDLLGKPPAGSQGCSRTCESSFCTVPPLLRYGKYCGILYSGCPGETPCDALDACCMVHDHCVDTHNRENTKADYARCFTRTGRTKPTKCSRSASRPHARCLRADAPPNTIGSDSQSSSSTELPDNINLN, encoded by the exons ATGGCATCCGTTCTCGTGTTCTCCTGGTGTTCTTTCCTGCTTATCCTCCTGTTGGCGCCGGCTTCACGAGCGCTGAACATCGGCGACCTGCTCGGGAAACCACCGGCG GGAAGCCAAGGTTGCAGCCGGACATGCGAATCCTCTTTCTGCACGG TCCCGCCGCTGCTGAGGTACGGGAAATACTGCGGGATCCTGTACAGCGGCTGCCCCGGCGAGACGCCCTGCGACGCCCTCGACGCCTGCTGCATGGTCCACGACCACTGCGTTGACACCCACAACA GAGAAAACACAAAAGCGGATTACGCTCGTTGCTTCACCCGGACGGGACGCACCAAACCTACCAAATGTTCCCGCTCGGCCTCACGGCCTCACGCCAGGTGTTTGCGAGCTGACGCGCCACCTAACACAATCGGATCAGATTCTCAGAGCAGCAGTAGTACAGAGCTACCAGATAATATAAACTTAAACTGA
- the LOC133912097 gene encoding probable phospholipase A2 homolog 2 isoform X2 encodes MASVLVFSWCSFLLILLLAPASRALNIGDLLGKPPAGSQGCSRTCESSFCTVPPLLRYGKYCGILYSGCPGETPCDALDACCMVHDHCVDTHNNDYLNTRCNENLLSCLDRVHPAGPTFPGNECDVGQTASVIRGVIETAVLAGKILHKRDDGQ; translated from the exons ATGGCATCCGTTCTCGTGTTCTCCTGGTGTTCTTTCCTGCTTATCCTCCTGTTGGCGCCGGCTTCACGAGCGCTGAACATCGGCGACCTGCTCGGGAAACCACCGGCG GGAAGCCAAGGTTGCAGCCGGACATGCGAATCCTCTTTCTGCACGG TCCCGCCGCTGCTGAGGTACGGGAAATACTGCGGGATCCTGTACAGCGGCTGCCCCGGCGAGACGCCCTGCGACGCCCTCGACGCCTGCTGCATGGTCCACGACCACTGCGTTGACACCCACAACA ATGACTACCTGAACACGCGGTGCAACGAGAACCTGCTGAGCTGCCTCGACAGGGTGCACCCGGCGGGGCCGACGTTCCCGGGGAACGAGTGCGACGTCGGCCAGACGGCGTCCGTCATACGCGGGGTCATCGAGACGGCCGTGCTCGCGGGGAAGATACTACACAAGCGCGACGACGGGCAGTAG